From Nitratidesulfovibrio vulgaris str. Hildenborough, a single genomic window includes:
- a CDS encoding zinc ribbon domain-containing protein — MSLYLKQIEQLVALQRVDDEIHAIRSELKNAPQEVDSLQQRFNIIEEQRSRILEKLEHLHDQEKRIANEIEDDTLRIKKSKNKLMQVGNTKEYHAMMREMDTMEKLNRSREEEKLALAEELQRQNDALADIEGRYTALKEELDEKRANLEARLAEAQQVLDALEHKRNAAGSEVPGPVLSRYEFIRKRLDHPVIVSVENGICSGCHISIPPQSFIELQKGQQILSCPNCQRLIFWCEHFCVEAPAAE; from the coding sequence GTGAGCCTCTACCTCAAGCAGATAGAACAGCTCGTCGCCCTGCAGAGGGTCGATGACGAAATCCACGCCATCAGATCCGAGTTGAAGAACGCCCCGCAAGAGGTGGACAGCCTTCAGCAGCGCTTCAACATCATCGAGGAACAGCGCAGCCGCATCCTCGAAAAGCTTGAACACCTGCACGATCAGGAAAAGCGTATCGCCAACGAGATCGAAGACGACACGTTGCGCATCAAGAAGAGCAAGAACAAGCTCATGCAGGTTGGCAACACCAAGGAATATCACGCGATGATGCGCGAGATGGACACCATGGAGAAGCTCAACCGCTCTCGTGAAGAAGAAAAGCTCGCCCTTGCCGAAGAACTGCAGAGGCAGAACGACGCCCTCGCCGACATCGAAGGGCGCTACACCGCCCTCAAGGAAGAACTCGACGAGAAGCGCGCCAACCTCGAAGCCCGACTCGCCGAAGCACAGCAGGTGCTCGACGCCCTCGAACACAAGCGTAACGCTGCCGGAAGCGAAGTGCCCGGCCCCGTTCTCTCGCGCTACGAGTTCATCCGCAAGCGCCTCGACCATCCGGTCATCGTCTCCGTCGAAAACGGCATCTGCTCGGGTTGTCACATCTCCATCCCGCCGCAGTCGTTCATCGAATTGCAGAAGGGCCAGCAGATTCTGAGCTGCCCCAACTGCCAGCGCCTCATCTTCTGGTGCGAACACTTCTGCGTCGAGGCGCCCGCCGCCGAATAG
- a CDS encoding Nif3-like dinuclear metal center hexameric protein, with translation MKIRRIIETIEKTALPAAAAPWDHCGVQVAAARDDVHALAVCLDPTPDNVVKAAALGADFVLAHHPLLLQPRYLDRVDAHHEVVRTLLTRDIWLYGAHTSLDANPAGPVAWFADELALEGRRVLEPTFTRQRITHRIVGMGAHLAAVATLPAVLKARADDDDLVVSCNAEDWPQLEVALRALPDGDRPMLPMAPEYPAEVWGIGILGDLPAPMAWDDFIRRVGQLVPLDGATFCGSPPPVISRVGYCTGSGSSLASDAFAMNADIFITGDVKYHTALDTTGPIIDVGHFSLEEEMMRRFALRLQEDLPDVRVTFIPAADPLRPLAYARPVTDGGRG, from the coding sequence ATGAAAATACGCAGAATCATTGAGACTATCGAAAAAACGGCCCTCCCGGCCGCTGCAGCACCGTGGGACCACTGCGGCGTTCAAGTCGCTGCGGCCCGTGATGATGTGCATGCGCTTGCCGTCTGCCTCGACCCCACGCCCGACAACGTGGTCAAGGCGGCTGCGCTGGGTGCGGACTTCGTGCTTGCCCACCATCCTCTGCTTCTGCAGCCCCGCTACCTCGACCGCGTCGACGCACACCATGAGGTCGTGCGCACACTTCTCACCCGCGACATCTGGCTGTACGGGGCGCACACCTCTCTGGATGCCAATCCTGCCGGACCGGTGGCATGGTTCGCAGATGAACTCGCCCTTGAGGGGAGACGCGTCCTCGAACCCACCTTCACACGGCAGCGCATCACGCACCGCATCGTCGGCATGGGTGCACACCTTGCAGCCGTGGCCACCCTCCCGGCTGTCCTCAAGGCCCGAGCTGACGATGACGACCTCGTCGTGAGTTGCAACGCGGAAGACTGGCCACAGCTTGAAGTCGCCCTCAGGGCCTTGCCGGACGGAGACCGGCCCATGCTGCCCATGGCGCCCGAATACCCTGCCGAGGTATGGGGTATCGGCATCCTCGGCGACCTGCCCGCGCCTATGGCGTGGGACGACTTCATCCGCCGGGTCGGGCAGCTTGTTCCCCTCGACGGGGCGACCTTCTGCGGCAGTCCGCCGCCTGTCATCAGCCGGGTGGGATACTGCACCGGTTCCGGAAGTTCGCTGGCATCGGACGCGTTTGCCATGAATGCCGATATTTTCATCACGGGCGATGTGAAGTATCACACCGCTCTCGACACCACAGGCCCCATCATCGACGTCGGGCATTTCAGCCTCGAAGAAGAGATGATGCGCCGCTTCGCACTGCGGTTGCAGGAAGACCTGCCCGACGTGCGCGTCACGTTCATACCCGCTGCCGATCCGCTCCGTCCGCTGGCTTACGCCCGCCCGGTCACGGACGGGGGGCGGGGTTAA
- a CDS encoding NAD(P)/FAD-dependent oxidoreductase — protein METRPLVIIGAGPAGLSAAVYTARAGIPTLVFGSAPKVAGDYDIDNYFGFDETITGRELIERGRRQAERFGAVLRDDRILGLHHGDDGGFRITTEAGETAACAIILATGVSRVRPGISNIADYEGKGVSYCVSCDGFFYRGLRVKVLGEGVFAANQALELLHYTPHVSICTQGKAASITPEFMTRLDEAGIAVDDRKIASLEGTPALSVLRYEDGSTEEAQGLFIAMGEASSLDFAYTLGVERNGVFLGADSDQRTNIPGVFAAGDCTGGFLQIAVAVGEGAKAARAAISYIKEECPFATSRRNTTTES, from the coding sequence ATGGAAACACGCCCCCTCGTCATCATAGGTGCCGGGCCCGCAGGGCTTTCGGCAGCCGTCTACACCGCCCGCGCGGGAATACCCACCCTTGTGTTCGGTTCCGCCCCCAAGGTGGCGGGCGATTACGATATCGACAACTACTTCGGGTTCGACGAGACCATCACGGGCCGCGAACTCATTGAAAGAGGCCGCAGGCAGGCGGAACGTTTCGGTGCCGTCTTGCGCGACGACCGCATTCTCGGGCTTCACCACGGCGACGACGGTGGATTCAGGATAACCACCGAAGCGGGCGAGACAGCCGCCTGTGCCATCATCCTCGCCACGGGAGTCTCTCGCGTGCGCCCCGGCATCTCCAACATCGCAGACTACGAAGGCAAGGGCGTATCCTACTGCGTGAGTTGCGACGGGTTCTTCTACCGCGGCCTCAGGGTGAAGGTGCTCGGAGAGGGTGTATTTGCCGCCAATCAGGCTCTTGAGCTCTTGCACTACACCCCGCATGTCTCAATCTGCACGCAAGGCAAGGCCGCGAGCATCACCCCGGAGTTCATGACCCGCCTCGACGAGGCAGGCATCGCCGTGGACGACCGCAAGATAGCCTCACTCGAAGGCACCCCCGCCCTGTCAGTGTTGCGCTACGAAGACGGCAGCACCGAAGAGGCACAGGGGCTCTTCATCGCCATGGGCGAAGCCTCGTCGCTCGATTTCGCCTACACGCTTGGCGTTGAACGCAACGGCGTGTTCCTCGGCGCTGATTCCGACCAGCGCACCAACATCCCTGGAGTCTTTGCCGCAGGCGACTGCACAGGCGGTTTTCTCCAGATTGCCGTCGCCGTCGGTGAAGGTGCCAAGGCCGCCCGCGCAGCCATCAGCTACATCAAGGAAGAATGCCCCTTCGCAACCTCCCGTAGGAACACGACGACAGAGTCTTGA
- a CDS encoding protein phosphatase CheZ, giving the protein MVSQEELMRKVMDNVSTTLVENLRTVIAETVEREITKSLTSALVESEFHKRLSRDMRKGLQKIYKEIAQAAQTSHAPAEAPALTPSQADADRLFSEASQQLGEILATTEQATVDIMDIVERHFELQPEAAVILDNLKAGTATPDDIERLSAMHGQLGDDLVTIMTTLSFQDLTGQRIKKIVAALQAIESTVVELFLSSGLLMKAHAETPDRDLDELEAETRKAVSELKGPTRDASQANIDDMLAQLGL; this is encoded by the coding sequence ATGGTCAGTCAGGAAGAGTTGATGCGAAAAGTGATGGACAATGTTTCGACCACACTGGTTGAGAACCTGCGTACCGTCATAGCCGAAACCGTAGAGCGTGAAATCACCAAGAGTCTCACCTCCGCCCTTGTCGAAAGCGAATTCCACAAACGCCTCAGCCGCGACATGCGTAAGGGGCTGCAGAAGATATACAAAGAGATAGCCCAGGCGGCCCAGACCAGCCATGCGCCAGCCGAAGCCCCCGCCCTCACACCGTCGCAAGCCGACGCCGACAGGCTCTTCAGCGAAGCCTCGCAGCAACTGGGCGAAATCCTCGCCACGACCGAACAGGCTACCGTCGACATCATGGACATCGTCGAACGCCATTTCGAGCTTCAGCCTGAAGCGGCAGTCATCCTCGACAACCTCAAGGCAGGCACCGCCACCCCCGACGACATCGAACGGTTGAGCGCCATGCATGGGCAACTGGGTGACGACCTCGTCACCATCATGACGACCTTGAGCTTTCAGGACCTCACGGGACAGCGCATCAAGAAGATCGTCGCGGCCCTGCAGGCCATCGAATCCACCGTGGTCGAGCTGTTCCTCTCCTCCGGGCTTCTCATGAAGGCCCACGCAGAGACACCCGACCGGGACCTTGATGAGCTCGAAGCCGAAACCCGCAAGGCGGTGTCGGAACTCAAGGGACCCACCCGGGACGCATCACAGGCCAACATCGACGACATGCTGGCCCAGCTTGGCCTCTAG